Proteins from one Cryptomeria japonica chromosome 4, Sugi_1.0, whole genome shotgun sequence genomic window:
- the LOC131066623 gene encoding galactinol synthase 4 codes for MATQFPCEIFASKMASPNCGYSKRAFVTFLAGSGDYIKGVVGLAKGLRKVKSLYPLVVAVLPDVPDDHRLQLRKQGCIVREIEPINPPENQVQFAMAYYVLNYSKLRIWEFEEFSKMLYLDADIQVFDNIDNLFDMPDGYFYAVMDCFCEKTWSHTPQYKIGYCQQCPDKVRWPAELEEERPALYFNAGMFVFEPSKLTLESMMETLMSTPPTPFAEQDFLNMYFQQVYKPIPLTYNLVLAMLWRHPENVDIESVKVVHYCAAGSKPWRFTGKEENMEREDIKTLVDKWWEIFNDESLELRSNDRNAEGKRRYEAEQGTPQVLRGEMPKRAHILPAPPAA; via the exons ATGGCTACACAGTTTCCCTGTGAAATATTTGCCTCAAAGATGGCCTCGCCCAATTGCGGTTACTCCAAAAGAGCTTTCGTTACATTCCTCGCTGGTTCAGGAGATTACATTAAAGGTGTCGTGGGTCTCGCTAAGGGCCTCAGAAAGGTCAAGAGTTTATATCCTCTGGTGGTGGCAGTCTTACCAGATGTTCCAGACGACCACAGGCTTCAATTGCGTAAGCAGGGTTGTATCGTTCGAGAGATCGAGCCCATCAATCCTCCAGAGAATCAAGTCCAGTTCGCCATGGCCTATTATGTTCTCAATTACTCCAAATTGCGCATATGGGAG TTTGAAGAATTCAGCAAAATGCTGTATCTGGATGCGGACATTCAAGTCTTCGACAACATTGATAACCTATTCGACATGCCAGATGGGTATTTCTATGCTGTCATGGACTGCTTCTGTGAGAAGACATGGAGTCATACTCCTCAATATAAGATTGGATACTGCCAGCAGTGCCCCGACAAGGTGAGGTGGCCTGCTGAGTTGGAGGAGGAGCGCCCTGCTCTGTATTTCAATGCCGGAATGTTTGTGTTTGAACCCAGTAAATTAACCCTGGAGAGCATGATGGAAACTCTCATGTCTACCCCTCCAACGCCCTTTGCAGAGCAG GATTTCCTAAACATGTATTTTCAGCAGGTGTACAAACCAATCCCTTTGACGTACAATCTGGTGCTGGCTATGCTATGGCGTCATCCGGAAAATGTCGACATTGAGAGTGTTAAAGTGGTGCATTATTGTGCTGCG GGTTCGAAACCGTGGAGGTTCACCGGCAAGGAGGAAAACATGGAGAGGGAAGATATCAAGACATTGGTGGACAAATGGTGGGAAATCTTCAACGACGAATCGCTTGAGTTGAGATCAAATGACAGAAATGCAGAGGGAAAGAGGAGATATGAAGCAGAACAGGGCACTCCTCAGGTTTTGCGTGGTGAAATGCCTAAGCGAGCACACATATTGCCTGCTCCACCAGCAGCCTGA